In Neofelis nebulosa isolate mNeoNeb1 chromosome 10, mNeoNeb1.pri, whole genome shotgun sequence, one DNA window encodes the following:
- the POLR2L gene encoding DNA-directed RNA polymerases I, II, and III subunit RPABC5: MIIPVRCFTCGKIVGNKWEAYLGLLQAEYTEGDALDALGLKRYCCRRMLLAHVDLIEKLLNYAPLEK; this comes from the exons ATGATCATACCCGTGCGCTGCTTCACCTGCGGCAAGATCGTCGGCAACAAGTGGGAGGCCTACCTGGGGCTGCTGCAGGCCGAGTACACCGAGGG GGACGCTCTGGATGCACTTGGCCTGAAGCGCTACTGCTGCCGTCGCATGCTGCTGGCCCACGTGGACCTGATCGAGAAGCTGCTCAATTATGCACCTCTGGAGAAGTGA